One stretch of Mangifera indica cultivar Alphonso chromosome 9, CATAS_Mindica_2.1, whole genome shotgun sequence DNA includes these proteins:
- the LOC123224981 gene encoding putative calcium-transporting ATPase 11, plasma membrane-type: protein MDSLFSLKDFDLEQKNPSEEALRRWRSALFFVRNRCRRFRNVADLAKRAEAEKKKRNIQEKLRVALYVQKAALQFIDAGVRVEYKLSDEAIEAGFTIDPDELASIVRGHDIKGLKHYNGVEGIARKVLVSLNEGVHESDIPIRQKIFGINLYTEKPPRTFLMFVWEALQDLTLIILMVCAAVSIGVGLATEGWPKGLYDGLGIILSIFLVSLVTAISDYKQSLQFRDLEREKKKIMIHVTRDGHRQKISIYDLVVGDVVHLSVGDKVPADGILISGHALVIDESSLSGESEPVNINEERPFLLTGTKVQDGSGKMLVTTVGMRTEWGKLVETLNEGGEDETPLQVKLNGVATIIGKIGLTFAVITFLVLTGRFLLEKAIKDKITDWSSTDALTLINYFAIAVTIIVVAVPEGLPLAVTLSLAFAMKKLMNDHALVRHLSACETMGSANCICTDKTGTLTTNHMMVDKIWICNEIMKIENNNNENILQSELSRGVLNILLQAIFQNTNSEVVKDKEGKTSILGTPTESALLEFGLILGGDFDVQRREYKIIKVEPFNSVKKKMSTLVAIPGGGMRAFCKGASEIVLGMCDKVIDESGKPVPLSVEQARYIVDVINDLASEALRTLCLVFKDLNESSDENGIPESGYTLITVVGIKDPVRPGVKEAVQTCLAAGITVRMVTGDNINTAKAIAKECGILTSDGEAIEGQKFRNMSPEEMKCIIPKLQVMARSLPLDKHALVTQLRSTFGDIVAVTGDGTNDAPALRGADIGLAMGIAGTEVAKENADVIILDDNFSTIINAAKWGRAVYINIQKFVQFQLTVNIVALFINFFSACISGSAPLTAVQLLWVNMIMDTLGALALATEPPNDGLMKRPPIGRGESFITNIMWRNIIGQSIYQLVVILTLYFEGTKLLDLTGTDATNVLDTVIFNSFVFCQVFNEINSREMEKINVFRGIFSSWMFIGIIIVTVVFQVIIVEFLGTFASTVPLNWQLWVLCIVIGAMSMPLAVIIKFIPVKNSALKRQHHDGYDLLPAGSDLA from the exons atggacagTCTTTTCAGTTTGAAAGACTTTGATTTGGAGCAAAAGAATCCGTCGGAGGAAGCCTTGAGACGCTGGAGGTCTGCCCTATTTTTCGTTAGGAACCGCTGTCGAAGGTTCCGTAACGTCGCGGATCTCGCCAAACGTGCTGAGGCCGAGAAGAAAAAACGCAATATACAG GAAAAGCTACGAGTAGCACTTTATGTTCAAAAAGCAGCTCTACAGTTCATTGATG CTGGTGTACGAGTTGAATACAAGCTTTCAGATGAAGCTATAGAAGCAGGTTTTACTATAGACCCAGATGAACTGGCATCTATTGTTCGTGGTCATGATATTAAAGGCTTGAAACACTATAATGGGGTTGAAGGGATTGCACGGAAAGTTTTAGTCTCACTAAATGAAGGTGTTCATGAAAGTGATATACCTATCAGGCAAAAGATCTTCGGCATCAACCTTTACACAGAAAAACCTCCTAGAACATTTTTAATGTTTGTGTGGGAAGCACTTCAAGACCTAACATTAATTATACTAATGGTTTGTGCTGCGGTATCTATAGGTGTAGGACTTGCCACAGAGGGGTGGCCAAAGGGTTTATATGATGGATTGGGGATCATACTTAGTATATTTTTGGTAAGTCTGGTTACTGCTATCAGTGACTACAAGCAGTCCTTGCAATTTAGAGATttagaaagagagaagaaaaagattatGATTCATGTCACTAGGGATGGACATAGACAAAAAATATCCATTTATGATTTGGTTGTTGGCGATGTTGTTCATCTATCTGTTGGTGACAAAGTTCCAGCCGATGGCATTCTTATATCAGGACACGCTTTGGTGATTGATGAGTCAAGCTTGTCAGGGGAAAGTGAGCCTGTGAATATAAATGAAGAAAGACCTTTCCTTCTTACAGGAACGAAGGTACAAGATGGTTCAGGAAAGATGCTGGTGACAACAGTTGGTATGAGGACTGAATGGGGAAAGTTGGTGGAAACTCTGAATGAGGGTGGAGAAGATGAAACCCCATTACAGGTAAAGCTAAATGGCGTTGCTACAATTATTGGTAAAATTGGTTTAACTTTTGCTGtgattacatttttggtattgaCAGGAAGGTTTCTGTTAGAGAAagcaattaaagataaaattacagATTGGTCTTCAACTGATGCATTAACACTTATAAACTACTTTGCCATAGCAGTAACTATAATTGTTGTTGCTGTCCCTGAAGGATTGCCATTGGCAGTTACATTGAGCCTTGCCTTTGCAATGAAGAAATTAATGAATGATCATGCACTTGTAAGGCATCTCTCTGCATGTGAGACAATGGGTTCTGCTAACTGCATTTGCACTGATAAAACAGGTACATTAACCACAAACCATATGATGGTAGATAAGATATGGATATGCAATGAAATTATGAAGattgaaaataacaataatgaaaacATCTTGCAATCAGAACTATCCAGAGGAGTATTAAACATCCTCTTGCAGGCTATATTTCAAAATACTAATTCTGAAGTGGTGAAGGATAAAGAGGGGAAAACTTCCATTTTAGGAACACCAACAGAATCAGCACTATTAGAATTCGGCTTGATTTTGGGTGGCGACTTTGATGTCCAACGCAGAGAATATAAGATAATTAAGGTAGAGCCTTTtaattcagttaaaaaaaagatGTCTACTCTTGTGGCTATTCCAGGAGGTGGAATGAGAGCATTTTGTAAGGGTGCATCAGAAATAGTATTGGGAATGTGTGACAAAGTGATTGATGAAAGTGGAAAACCTGTTCCTCTATCTGTAGAACAAGCAAGGTACATTGTTGATGTAATAAACGACCTTGCCTCTGAAGCTCTGAGAACTCTCTGCCTAGTTTTCAAAGATCTAAATGAATCTTCTGATGAAAATGGCATCCCTGAAAGCGGCTATACATTAATAACAGTTGTTGGAATTAAGGATCCAGTGCGCCCTGGAGTCAAGGAAGCAGTCCAAACTTGTTTAGCTGCTGGAATTACTGTACGTATGGTTACTGGAGATAATATAAATACAGCTAAAGCAATAGCAAAAGAATGTGGTATACTTACATCAGATGGTGAGGCTATAGAAGGACAAAAATTTCGTAATATGTCCCCTGAAGAGATGAAGTGCATCATACCAAAGCTTCAG GTAATGGCTCGGTCTTTGCCTTTGGACAAGCATGCCTTGGTAACTCAATTAAGGAGTACATTCGGAGACATTGTTGCAGTGACTGGTGATGGGACTAATGATGCTCCTGCCTTGCGTGGAGCAGATATTGGACTTGCTATGGGCATAGCAGGAACAGAG GTAGCAAAGGAAAATGCTGATGTCATCATTTTAGATGATAATTTTTCAACTATTATAAATGCGGCCAAATGGGGACGAGCAGTATACATAAACATTCAAAAGTTTGTGCAGTTCCAACTAACAGTTAACATTGTTGCGCTTTTCATCAATTTCTTTTCGGCATGCATTTCAG GATCTGCTCCTCTGACGGCTGTCCAACTGCTCTGGGTCAACATGATTATGGATACTCTTGGTGCTTTGGCTTTGGCCACGGAACCTCCAAACGATGGACTTATGAAAAGGCCTCCTATAGGGAGGGGTGAAAGTTTCATCACCAATATTATGTGGAGGAATATTATTGGTCAGAGTATTTATCAACTAGTCGTCATTCTGACTCTCTATTTTGAGGGGACAAAGCTACTGGATCTTACTGGTACTGATGCTACCAATGTACTCGATACTGTGATATTCAACTCTTTCGTGTTCTGTCAG GTGTTTAACGAAATAAACAGTCGTGAGATGGAGAAGATTAATGTGTTTCGGGGCATTTTCAGTAGCTGGATGTTCATCGGCATTATTATTGTGACAGTGGTATTTCAAGTGATCATAGTTGAATTCCTGGGAACCTTTGCCAGCACTGTACCACTAAATTGGCAACTGTGGGTACTCTGCATTGTAATT